Genomic window (Sphingomonas sp. S1-29):
TCGGTCCCCACCATCACGAGCACATGCCCCGGCACGTCGAGGATGTTGGCCTCCCAGCCGAGCCTACGTGCGGCCGCGACATACAGGATCGATAGGCTGATCGGCAGCCCGCGGCGGCGATCGATGACGCGGATCAGGTCGGCGTTGGCGGGATCGTCATAGCTTTGCGCGTCGCCGACAAAGCCGAGTTCGTCACCAAACACCGCCGCCAGGCTGTCGGCGCGGTCGTCGGCCTCGGTCGCGGCGCCGTTCATCGCCTCGAGCCGCGCCGCGGCGGCTTCGAGCATGTCGTAATAGGGCTCGGGATCGGTGTCGGGGTGGTCGAGCATCGCGAGCGTGAGCGCGGCTTCGTCGAGCACGATCTCGGCAGCGTCGATCAGGCCGAGCTGGATCAGGTCATCGTTCATGCCATGAAGATGGGGTCGGCACCCGCCGAACGCCAACCATGCAATATCACCGTCGATTATTCGTGCCGCAGCCTTGCATCGACGCGGGCGCGGGCCATGTTCCACCAATCGTCAACAATCGAAAGGAGGTGATCGAATGTCTCATTGTCACGCACTGAATGCGGCTTCGGGCACAACTGTGATCGCCTCGGCGGGATGGCTTCGCGCCTGAATATTGCCGGCTTCAGTCGACAATGGAAAGGCCGCCCTGCAAGGGGCGGCCTTTCGCTTATTCGGGCCCTGAGCCAGCTTCAGGTCGTCAGGCGCGAGCGCCGCGAACTGTGGCCACCGTTGCGGTAGAGGATGTCGGTGACGGTCTCGCCCGACACGGTGCCGCTATTGGCTTCCACTGATACGAGCACGCCGCCGCGCCCCAGATGATCGCCATAATAGCCGGCGTCTTCCTCATCGATGCCGTGGTTGAGCAACGTCTCGTTCGCGGTGCCCGCAACCGCGCCCGCTGCCGCACCGACCGCCATCGCGCCGGGGACTGCCGTTGCCGCGATCGCCCCTGCGGCGACCAGCGGTCCGACGCCGGGAATGGCAAGCGCCGCGATGCCGAGCCCGGCGCCGAGCGCGCCGCCGCCCAGGATACCGCGCATCACGCTGCCCTGGCCGTCATCGACTGCTTCACCATCGCCATGCGCGGTGCTGTTGACGCCGTCGTGGCGAGTCACGATCGACAGCGCGGCATCGGGGACGCCGGCCTGGCGCAGATCCGCGACGGCGCGATCGGCTTCTGCTGGCGTGTCGAACATTGCCGAAGCTACATTGGTGGTCATGTTGTGATCTCCTGAATTCAACGTACCGCACCGCGGCGAAACATGTTGATGATGGCAAGCAGCACGACTGCGCCGACCAGCGATACCAGCACCGACTGGATCGAAATCTCGCCGCTGGTGATGGGGCTGCCGCCGATCAGCGGGGTGATGATGAACCCTGCAAGCAACGCGCCGACAATGCCGACGATGATGTTGAGGATGATGCCTTGTTGGCCGTTGGTACGCATGATCATGCTGGCGACCCAGCCGATCAATCCGCCGACGACAAGAAGGACAATAATGCCCATGGTGTTTCCCTTCGCTTGTTTCGTGATGGCTAAACCGCTGATGCGTTGGGATGTTCAGATCGGCACCGACCGCGCTCGGCTCGCATCTAGTGCTGCAGCACCAGGCAATCTGGTAATTTGCAGGGGAACGGCCTCGGCGATCGAACGCTTGTGCAGGCATGGACACACCCGACCGCCCCGCACTCCGCCATCTCGAACAGTTGACCGCGCAATTGCTCGACGGGGTGATCCTGATCGACCCCGCGGGAACGATCCTGAGCGCGAACGCCGCCGCGCTTCGCATGCACGGCGTGGGCACGCTGGCCGAACTGGGCACGACCGCGGAGGGCTATGCCGAGCGCTTCACCCTGCGCACCCACGACCATCGTCCGCTCAAGCATCGCGAATATCCGCTCTTCCG
Coding sequences:
- a CDS encoding SirB1 family protein, with product MNDDLIQLGLIDAAEIVLDEAALTLAMLDHPDTDPEPYYDMLEAAAARLEAMNGAATEADDRADSLAAVFGDELGFVGDAQSYDDPANADLIRVIDRRRGLPISLSILYVAAARRLGWEANILDVPGHVLVMVGTEVVPVIVDPFRGGARVGRERLAAMVAASLTGAPAPAAHVSVMPNRAVLVRLLLNQASRAERAGKGRRALELYHRMTIVAPGFAQPWWERARLEMVDGDIAGARVSLTAMLEITRDPAVRQRVTDTLRGLPVG
- a CDS encoding GlsB/YeaQ/YmgE family stress response membrane protein, with the translated sequence MGIIVLLVVGGLIGWVASMIMRTNGQQGIILNIIVGIVGALLAGFIITPLIGGSPITSGEISIQSVLVSLVGAVVLLAIINMFRRGAVR